In Streptomyces sp. DG2A-72, one genomic interval encodes:
- a CDS encoding DUF58 domain-containing protein produces MALTGRTALLAALGSLPVGIWEPGLTGLLAVNAPLALACACDFALAAPVRHLGLSRSGDTSARLGEQADVTLTITNPSRRLLRARLRDAWPPSSWQPGTEIAASRHRLTVPAGERRRITTRLRPTRRGDRQADRVTIRSYGPLGLFARQGTHKVPWTVRVLPPFTSRKHLPSKLARLRELDGRTSVLTRGEGTEFDSLREYVPGDDTRSIDWRATARQTTVAVRTWRPERDRHILLVLDTGRTSAGRVGDAPRLDASMDAALLLAALASRAGDRVDLLAYDRRVRALVQGRAAGDVLPSLVNAMATLEPELVETDSRGLTATALRTAPRRSLIVLLTTLDAAPVEEGLLPVLARLTQRHTVLLASVADPNIAHMATARGNTEAIYESAAAAQAQSERHRTAEQLRRHGVTVVDATPDELAPTLADAYLALKAAGRL; encoded by the coding sequence ATGGCCCTCACCGGACGCACAGCACTCCTCGCAGCCCTCGGCTCCCTCCCCGTAGGCATCTGGGAACCCGGCCTCACGGGCCTCCTCGCCGTGAACGCCCCCCTGGCGCTGGCCTGCGCGTGCGACTTCGCCCTGGCAGCGCCGGTACGACACCTGGGCCTGAGCCGCTCCGGCGACACCTCCGCACGTCTGGGCGAGCAGGCCGACGTCACCCTCACGATCACCAACCCGTCACGCCGCCTGCTCCGGGCCCGCCTCCGCGACGCCTGGCCCCCCAGCAGCTGGCAACCCGGCACGGAAATCGCCGCCTCCCGCCATCGCCTCACGGTCCCTGCGGGCGAACGCCGCCGCATCACGACCCGTCTACGCCCCACCCGCCGCGGCGACCGCCAGGCAGACCGCGTCACGATCCGCTCGTACGGCCCTCTCGGCCTCTTCGCACGCCAGGGCACCCACAAAGTCCCCTGGACAGTCCGCGTCCTGCCCCCCTTCACCAGCCGCAAGCACCTCCCGTCGAAACTCGCCCGCCTGCGCGAACTCGACGGCCGCACCAGCGTCCTCACCCGCGGAGAAGGCACAGAATTCGACAGCCTGCGCGAGTACGTCCCCGGCGACGACACCCGTTCCATCGACTGGCGCGCCACAGCTCGCCAGACCACGGTCGCCGTACGCACCTGGCGCCCCGAACGCGATCGGCACATCCTCCTGGTCCTCGACACCGGCCGCACCTCGGCCGGCCGCGTCGGCGACGCCCCACGCCTGGACGCCTCAATGGACGCCGCCCTGCTCCTGGCCGCCCTGGCATCCCGCGCCGGCGACCGCGTCGACCTACTCGCATACGACCGCCGGGTACGCGCCCTGGTCCAGGGCCGCGCAGCAGGCGACGTCCTCCCGTCCCTGGTCAACGCGATGGCAACACTCGAACCCGAGCTCGTCGAAACCGATTCTCGAGGCCTTACGGCCACTGCGCTCAGGACGGCCCCCCGCCGCTCTCTGATCGTGCTCCTGACAACCCTGGACGCGGCCCCCGTCGAAGAGGGCCTGCTGCCCGTCCTCGCCCGCCTCACCCAGCGCCACACGGTTTTGCTGGCATCCGTCGCAGACCCGAACATCGCCCACATGGCCACGGCACGCGGCAACACAGAAGCCATTTACGAATCCGCAGCCGCCGCCCAGGCACAAAGCGAACGCCATCGCACAGCGGAACAACTCCGACGTCATGGAGTCACGGTCGTGGACGCGACACCTGATGAACTGGCTCCAACACTGGCCGATGCATATCTGGCGCTAAAGGCGGCTGGACGCCTTTAG
- a CDS encoding stage II sporulation protein M, which translates to MDLDVFVTAHRAEWDRLDALLRRQRSLTGAEADELVALYQRTATHLSLIQSSAPDPQLTGRLSQLVARARSAVTGTRRASWRDVTRFLTHGFPAAVYKSRHWWVPTALLSTLVAALLGWWIGAHPEVQSSIAAPDELRELTRPGGQYETYYSSHPAASFAAQVWTNNAWAAALCLILGVFLGLPVLWILFQNMLNLGVGFGLMSSAGRLDTFLGLVLPHGLLELTAVFVAAGTGLRLGWTVIDPGPRSRRTALAEEGRAAVGMAIGLALVLFVSGAIEGFVTPSGLPTWARISIGVLAELVFLAYVYVLGGRAARTGETGDVEAAERSAAVPTAA; encoded by the coding sequence ATGGATCTCGACGTCTTCGTCACCGCCCACCGAGCCGAATGGGACCGCCTCGACGCCCTGCTCCGGCGCCAGCGCAGCCTCACCGGTGCCGAGGCCGACGAACTCGTCGCTCTTTACCAGCGCACCGCCACCCACCTGTCCCTGATCCAGTCCAGCGCCCCCGACCCGCAATTGACCGGTCGGCTCAGCCAACTCGTGGCACGCGCGCGTAGTGCCGTGACAGGCACCCGACGCGCCTCCTGGCGCGACGTCACCCGCTTCCTCACGCACGGATTCCCCGCCGCGGTCTACAAGTCGCGCCACTGGTGGGTACCCACCGCGCTCCTGTCGACCCTTGTCGCGGCACTTCTGGGCTGGTGGATAGGTGCTCACCCAGAAGTGCAGTCCTCCATAGCGGCCCCCGATGAGCTGCGCGAACTCACCCGCCCCGGAGGCCAGTACGAGACCTACTACTCGAGCCACCCCGCGGCCTCCTTTGCCGCCCAGGTGTGGACGAACAACGCCTGGGCGGCCGCCCTGTGCCTGATCCTCGGGGTCTTCCTGGGCCTCCCGGTCCTGTGGATCCTCTTCCAGAACATGCTCAACCTCGGCGTCGGCTTCGGCCTGATGTCCTCAGCCGGTCGGCTCGACACCTTCCTCGGTCTCGTCCTGCCGCACGGTCTGCTCGAGCTGACCGCGGTCTTCGTGGCCGCCGGCACCGGCCTGCGCCTCGGCTGGACCGTCATCGACCCTGGCCCACGCAGCCGACGCACGGCCCTCGCGGAAGAGGGCCGAGCCGCCGTGGGCATGGCCATCGGCCTCGCCCTGGTCCTCTTCGTCTCCGGCGCCATCGAAGGCTTCGTGACCCCGTCGGGCCTGCCCACATGGGCACGAATAAGCATCGGGGTCCTCGCTGAGCTCGTCTTCCTTGCCTACGTCTACGTCCTGGGCGGTCGTGCCGCCCGCACCGGGGAGACGGGCGACGTCGAAGCTGCGGAGCGCAGCGCCGCGGTTCCGACGGCTGCCTGA
- a CDS encoding RDD family protein, translated as MSELVTGEAVALELRPARLPSRALAVLLDLVVAMIAYLVVTIGLVVSTASLDEAAQVALSIATFVLVLVGGPIAVETLSHGRSLGKMACGLRVVRDDGGPIRFRHALVRGGIGVIEILMTFGVIACIASLVSARGRRLGDVFAGTLVVRERVPVARTTFVPPPPPWLAGRFAALDLSAVPDDLWLAVRQYLTRMQQLDPQVGWAMAERLATDLAARTGSPAPQGVPPAAYLAAVVQERQARDARRAFAGGSVVSGQTVGAPAAGGGPAAGVPGAYVPPPVPSAVPAPQPEAPVSGRREAPDASPADRPATGFVPPA; from the coding sequence GTGAGTGAGCTGGTGACGGGTGAGGCGGTGGCGCTGGAGTTGCGCCCCGCGAGGCTGCCCAGCAGGGCGCTGGCCGTCCTGCTCGATCTGGTGGTGGCCATGATCGCCTACCTGGTCGTGACCATCGGTCTGGTGGTCTCCACGGCCTCATTGGACGAGGCGGCACAGGTCGCCCTGTCGATCGCGACATTTGTATTGGTGCTGGTGGGCGGACCGATCGCGGTCGAGACGCTGAGCCATGGGCGGTCGCTCGGCAAGATGGCGTGCGGGCTGCGTGTGGTGCGGGACGACGGCGGCCCGATCCGGTTCCGACATGCGCTGGTCCGGGGTGGGATCGGTGTGATCGAGATTCTGATGACATTCGGCGTGATCGCCTGCATCGCCTCTCTCGTGTCGGCGCGCGGGCGGAGGCTCGGGGACGTGTTCGCAGGGACTCTGGTGGTGAGGGAACGGGTGCCCGTGGCCCGTACGACCTTCGTTCCTCCGCCGCCGCCCTGGCTGGCCGGACGGTTCGCCGCGCTGGACCTGTCGGCGGTTCCGGACGATCTGTGGCTTGCCGTCCGCCAGTATCTGACGCGGATGCAGCAGCTGGATCCGCAGGTCGGCTGGGCCATGGCGGAACGGCTCGCCACCGACCTCGCGGCCCGTACGGGGAGCCCGGCGCCGCAGGGCGTTCCGCCGGCCGCGTATTTGGCGGCTGTGGTGCAGGAACGGCAGGCACGGGATGCCAGGCGTGCCTTCGCGGGCGGTTCGGTAGTAAGCGGTCAGACCGTAGGTGCACCCGCTGCCGGTGGCGGGCCTGCGGCCGGTGTGCCGGGGGCGTATGTGCCTCCGCCGGTTCCGTCCGCGGTCCCTGCCCCTCAGCCCGAGGCTCCGGTCAGTGGTCGGCGCGAGGCTCCCGACGCGTCGCCCGCTGACCGTCCCGCCACTGGGTTCGTACCGCCTGCCTAG
- a CDS encoding cation diffusion facilitator family transporter: MSASGGTKAIVAALVANLAIAVAKFVAFLFSGSSSMLAESVHSLADSGNQALLLVGGKKAKREATPQHPFGYGRERYIYAFLVSIVLFSVGGMFAIYEGYEKIKHPHEIDHWYWPVGVLVFAIIAETFSFRTAIKESNVLRGNKSWSEFVRHAKAPELPVVLLEDLGALVGLILALGGVSIALATGDGVWDGIGTLCIGVLLILIALVLAAETKSLLLGEAAGVEDVQKIEAAIVDGDTVTRIIHMRTLHLGPEELLVAAKIAVQHDDTATEIASAIDAAEARIREAVPIARVIYLEPDIYSEAEAAKGADRGATPGGPAPHPAEH; encoded by the coding sequence ATGAGCGCGTCAGGCGGCACCAAGGCGATCGTGGCGGCACTCGTCGCCAACCTCGCGATCGCGGTAGCGAAATTCGTGGCGTTCCTCTTCAGCGGCTCGTCGTCGATGCTCGCCGAGTCGGTGCACTCCCTCGCCGACTCCGGCAACCAGGCCCTGCTCCTCGTCGGCGGCAAGAAGGCCAAGCGCGAGGCGACCCCGCAGCACCCCTTCGGGTACGGCCGCGAGCGCTACATCTACGCCTTCCTCGTCTCCATCGTCCTCTTCTCGGTCGGCGGCATGTTTGCCATCTACGAGGGCTACGAGAAGATCAAGCACCCGCACGAGATCGACCACTGGTACTGGCCGGTCGGCGTCCTCGTCTTCGCCATCATCGCCGAGACGTTCTCCTTCCGGACGGCCATCAAGGAGTCCAACGTCCTGCGCGGGAACAAGTCCTGGTCGGAGTTCGTCCGCCACGCCAAGGCGCCCGAACTGCCCGTCGTCCTCCTGGAGGACCTGGGCGCGCTCGTCGGCCTGATCCTCGCCCTCGGCGGCGTCAGCATCGCCCTCGCCACCGGCGACGGCGTCTGGGACGGCATCGGCACGCTCTGCATCGGCGTGCTCCTGATCCTGATCGCGCTCGTGCTCGCCGCCGAGACCAAGTCGCTGCTGCTCGGCGAGGCCGCCGGCGTCGAAGACGTCCAGAAGATCGAGGCCGCGATCGTCGACGGCGACACCGTCACCCGCATCATCCACATGCGCACACTCCACCTCGGCCCCGAGGAACTCCTCGTCGCCGCCAAGATCGCCGTCCAGCACGACGACACGGCCACCGAGATCGCCTCCGCCATCGACGCCGCCGAGGCCCGCATCCGAGAGGCCGTCCCGATCGCCCGCGTGATCTACCTCGAGCCGGACATCTACAGCGAGGCCGAGGCCGCGAAGGGCGCCGACCGCGGGGCAACGCCGGGAGGCCCGGCACCCCACCCCGCCGAGCACTGA
- the ahcY gene encoding adenosylhomocysteinase: MTTVENRQDFKVADLSLAEFGRKEITLAEHEMPGLMAIRKEYAEAQPLAGARITGSLHMTVQTAVLIETLAALGAEVRWASCNIFSTQDHAAAAIAVGPNGTPDNPQGIPVFAWKGETLEEYWWCTEQALTWPNTPTGGPNMILDDGGDATMLVHKGVEYEKDGKVPDIETAESDEHRVVLELLTRTLGESPQKWTQVASEIRGVTEETTTGVHRLYEMHRDGTLLFPAINVNDAVTKSKFDNKYGCRHSLIDGINRATDVLIGGKTAVVFGYGDVGKGCAESLRGQGARVIITEIDPICALQAAMDGYQVTTLDEVVDKADIFVTTTGNKDIIMASDMAKMKHQAIVGNIGHFDNEIDMAGLAQIPGIVKDEVKPQVHTWTFPDGKVLIVLSEGRLLNLGNATGHPSFVMSNSFADQTLAQIELFTKPDAYPTDVYVLPKHLDEKVARLHLDALGVKLTTLRPEQAAYIGVEVEGPYKPDHYRY, encoded by the coding sequence ATGACGACTGTCGAAAACCGACAGGACTTCAAGGTCGCCGACCTCTCTCTGGCCGAGTTCGGCCGCAAGGAGATCACCCTCGCCGAGCACGAGATGCCCGGCCTGATGGCGATCCGCAAGGAGTACGCCGAGGCGCAGCCCCTCGCCGGCGCCCGCATCACCGGCTCCCTGCACATGACCGTGCAGACCGCCGTACTCATCGAGACCCTGGCCGCTCTCGGTGCCGAGGTCCGCTGGGCCTCCTGCAACATCTTCTCCACCCAGGACCACGCGGCCGCCGCCATCGCCGTCGGCCCGAACGGCACGCCCGACAACCCCCAGGGCATCCCGGTCTTCGCCTGGAAGGGCGAGACCCTGGAGGAGTACTGGTGGTGCACGGAGCAGGCGCTGACCTGGCCGAACACCCCCACCGGCGGCCCGAACATGATCCTGGACGACGGTGGCGACGCCACCATGCTCGTCCACAAGGGCGTCGAGTACGAGAAGGACGGCAAGGTCCCGGACATCGAGACCGCCGAGTCCGACGAGCACCGCGTCGTCCTCGAGCTGCTGACCCGCACGCTCGGCGAAAGCCCGCAGAAATGGACCCAGGTGGCGTCCGAGATCCGCGGCGTGACCGAGGAGACCACGACCGGCGTCCACCGCCTGTACGAGATGCACCGCGACGGCACCCTCCTGTTCCCGGCGATCAACGTCAACGACGCCGTCACCAAGTCGAAGTTCGACAACAAGTACGGCTGCCGCCACTCCCTGATCGACGGCATCAACCGCGCCACCGACGTCCTCATCGGCGGCAAGACCGCGGTCGTCTTTGGTTACGGCGACGTGGGCAAGGGCTGCGCGGAGTCCCTGCGCGGACAGGGCGCCCGCGTGATCATCACCGAGATCGACCCGATCTGCGCACTGCAGGCCGCGATGGACGGCTACCAGGTCACGACCCTCGACGAGGTCGTCGACAAGGCTGACATCTTCGTCACCACGACCGGCAACAAGGACATCATCATGGCCTCGGACATGGCCAAGATGAAGCACCAGGCGATCGTGGGCAACATCGGCCACTTCGACAACGAGATCGACATGGCCGGCCTCGCTCAGATCCCCGGCATCGTCAAGGACGAGGTCAAGCCGCAGGTTCACACCTGGACGTTCCCCGACGGCAAGGTGCTCATCGTCCTCTCCGAGGGCCGCCTGCTGAACCTGGGCAACGCCACCGGTCACCCGTCGTTCGTGATGTCCAACTCCTTCGCGGACCAGACCCTGGCCCAGATCGAGCTGTTCACCAAGCCCGACGCGTACCCGACCGACGTGTACGTGCTGCCCAAGCACCTCGACGAGAAGGTCGCCCGCCTCCACCTGGACGCGCTCGGAGTGAAGCTGACGACGCTGCGTCCGGAGCAGGCGGCGTACATCGGCGTCGAGGTCGAGGGGCCGTACAAGCCGGACCACTACCGCTACTGA
- a CDS encoding MoxR family ATPase: protein MDPTTDNAGPTEDAGNARAALEALRAEIAKAVVGQDPAVTGLVVALLCRGHVLLEGVPGVAKTLLVRALASALELDTKRVQFTPDLMPSDVTGSLVYDTRTAEFSFQPGPVFTNLLLADEINRTPPKTQSSLLEAMEERQVTVDGTPRPLPEPFLVAATQNPVEYEGTYPLPEAQLDRFLLKLTIPLPSRQDEIAVLTRHSEGFNPRDLRAAGLRPVAGPAALEAARAAVAKTAVSPEITGYVVDICRATRESPSLTLGVSPRGATALLATSRAWAWLTGRDYVIPDDVKALALPTLRHRVQLRPEAEMEGVTADSVINAILAQVPVPR from the coding sequence ATGGACCCGACCACTGACAACGCCGGGCCGACCGAGGACGCGGGCAACGCCCGAGCCGCCCTGGAGGCCCTGCGCGCCGAGATCGCCAAGGCCGTGGTCGGCCAGGATCCCGCCGTGACCGGCCTCGTCGTCGCCCTCCTCTGCCGCGGACACGTTCTCCTTGAAGGAGTCCCCGGGGTTGCCAAAACGTTGCTCGTCCGCGCCCTCGCGTCCGCACTCGAACTCGACACCAAGCGCGTGCAGTTCACTCCGGACCTGATGCCGAGCGATGTGACCGGCTCCCTCGTCTACGACACCCGCACCGCGGAGTTCTCCTTCCAGCCCGGCCCGGTCTTCACCAACCTCCTCCTCGCGGACGAGATCAACCGCACACCCCCCAAGACCCAGTCGTCGCTCCTGGAAGCCATGGAAGAACGCCAGGTCACGGTCGACGGCACCCCCCGCCCGCTCCCCGAGCCCTTCCTGGTCGCAGCGACCCAGAACCCGGTCGAGTACGAGGGCACCTACCCCCTCCCCGAGGCCCAGCTGGACCGCTTCCTCCTCAAACTCACGATCCCCCTCCCCTCCCGCCAGGACGAGATCGCCGTCCTCACCCGCCACTCCGAGGGCTTCAACCCGCGCGACCTGCGCGCCGCCGGTCTGCGCCCCGTCGCCGGCCCCGCAGCCCTCGAAGCCGCGCGCGCCGCAGTCGCCAAGACCGCCGTCTCCCCCGAAATCACCGGCTACGTCGTGGACATCTGCCGCGCGACCCGCGAATCCCCGTCCCTCACCCTCGGCGTCTCCCCACGCGGCGCCACCGCCCTCCTGGCCACCTCGCGCGCGTGGGCCTGGCTGACCGGCCGCGATTACGTCATCCCGGACGACGTCAAGGCCCTCGCCCTCCCCACGCTCCGCCACCGCGTACAACTCCGCCCAGAGGCCGAAATGGAGGGCGTGACGGCCGACTCCGTCATCAACGCGATCCTCGCCCAGGTCCCGGTCCCCCGCTGA
- the manA gene encoding mannose-6-phosphate isomerase, class I, translating to MDRLDNTIRPYAWGSTTAIPQLLGVEPTGEPQAEMWMGAHPGAPSRTDRGTLVEVIAADPQRELGAAAVAKFGPGLPFLLKILAAGAPLSLQVHPNLEQAKEGYEDEERRGIPVDAPHRNYKDANHKPELICALTEFDGLCGFREPAQAADLLAGLGVDSLKPYVDLLRAHPEEAALREVLTAVLSADREEMAHTVTAAAAACARLGGEYAPYADIAHHYPGDPGVIAAMLLNYLRLHPGEALYLGAGIPHAYLNGLGVEIMANSDNVLRCGLTPKHVDVPELLRIVRFEPSDPGVLRPEASPDGEEVYETPIDEFRLSRYVLPEGGAAHDLTRETPQILLCTAGSVRAGEHELSPGQSVFVPAGEKAEVSGSGTVFRATVIA from the coding sequence ATGGACCGCCTCGACAACACCATCCGCCCCTACGCCTGGGGTTCCACCACCGCGATCCCGCAACTGCTCGGCGTCGAGCCGACCGGTGAACCGCAGGCGGAGATGTGGATGGGTGCCCACCCGGGCGCACCCTCGCGCACCGACCGCGGCACGCTCGTCGAGGTCATCGCCGCCGACCCGCAGCGCGAACTCGGCGCGGCGGCCGTTGCCAAGTTCGGCCCCGGCCTGCCCTTCCTGCTCAAGATCCTCGCCGCCGGCGCCCCTCTCTCCCTCCAGGTGCACCCCAACCTGGAGCAGGCGAAGGAGGGTTACGAGGACGAGGAGCGCCGCGGCATCCCCGTGGACGCCCCGCACCGCAACTACAAGGACGCCAACCACAAGCCCGAACTCATCTGCGCGCTCACCGAGTTCGACGGCCTGTGCGGCTTCCGCGAGCCGGCACAGGCCGCCGACCTGCTCGCCGGCCTCGGCGTCGACTCCCTCAAGCCGTACGTCGACCTGCTGCGCGCCCACCCCGAGGAGGCGGCGCTGCGCGAGGTCCTGACGGCCGTTCTCAGTGCCGACCGCGAGGAGATGGCGCACACCGTCACCGCGGCCGCCGCAGCCTGCGCCCGCCTCGGCGGCGAGTACGCCCCCTACGCGGACATCGCCCACCACTACCCGGGCGACCCCGGCGTCATCGCCGCGATGCTCCTCAACTACCTCCGCCTGCACCCCGGCGAGGCCCTCTACCTCGGCGCTGGCATCCCGCACGCCTACCTCAACGGCCTCGGCGTCGAGATCATGGCCAACTCCGACAACGTCCTGCGCTGCGGCCTGACCCCCAAGCACGTCGACGTCCCCGAACTCCTGCGCATCGTCCGCTTCGAGCCCAGCGACCCCGGCGTGCTGCGCCCGGAGGCGTCCCCGGACGGCGAGGAGGTCTACGAGACGCCGATCGACGAGTTCCGGCTCTCCCGTTACGTCCTGCCCGAGGGCGGCGCCGCCCACGACCTCACCCGCGAGACCCCGCAGATCCTGCTCTGCACGGCCGGTTCCGTGCGGGCAGGGGAACATGAGTTGAGCCCAGGTCAGTCGGTCTTCGTCCCGGCTGGCGAAAAGGCCGAAGTATCCGGTTCTGGAACGGTCTTCCGGGCCACCGTCATCGCCTGA
- a CDS encoding fructose-specific PTS transporter subunit EIIC translates to MTSPAGPPPTGSGGGERKRLKLLAVTACPTGIAHTYMAAEKLAQAAASRDIDMKVETQGSIGAENVLDDNDVKSADGIIIAADKDVDLSRFAGKRVLTVGVAEGIRRPEQLIEQVQSAPVHMEGGSPTAARAAGGTGATGGKERGITYKALMNGVSYMIPFVVVGGLLIAVSLAIGGNTTPDGLVIPEDSFWMDVNNIGVIGFTLMVPVLSGYIAYAIGDRPALVPGMIGGWIANTGELYDSKAGAGFIGAIVTGFLAGYLVLWIKKVKVPKFVQPIMPIIVIPIVATSALGLFFIYVIGKPISWVFEHLTSWLSGMTGTSAILLGAILGLMIAFDMGGPVNKTAFLFGAGLIATGNQTVMGMCAAAIPVMPLGQGLATLIRKRLYTEQERETGLASLFMGCFGISEGAIPFAAARPAQVIPANMLGGAVAGAIAGLAGVEDAVPHGGPIVAVLGAVSGVPMFFVAVAIGSVVTALTTVALVDITERRRGTPVGGAGVSGPEPSLVGAGVGARAAASAVGTEGAAVVVPLPGAGRPDSAMDTASANPAAESATPEALSGHLTAQTVKVRLDASEKETAIREMAVLLARTGKVADVDELVATALRREAQGTTGLGEEIAIPHAKTDAVTAPVVGFARSAEGVEWGSMDGTKARLVFMIAVPEAAAGDEHLRILALLSRKLMDSGFRERLMAAPDDAAVLGVLSEIQ, encoded by the coding sequence GTGACCAGTCCGGCCGGCCCTCCCCCCACGGGCAGCGGCGGTGGCGAGCGCAAGAGGTTGAAGTTGCTCGCGGTGACCGCGTGCCCGACCGGCATCGCCCATACGTACATGGCGGCGGAGAAGCTCGCGCAGGCCGCCGCGAGCCGGGACATCGACATGAAGGTGGAGACACAGGGATCCATCGGGGCTGAAAACGTACTCGATGACAACGATGTCAAATCCGCCGACGGCATCATCATCGCCGCGGACAAGGATGTTGACCTGAGCCGATTCGCAGGCAAGCGGGTCCTGACCGTCGGGGTCGCAGAGGGCATTCGCCGCCCCGAGCAGCTGATCGAGCAGGTGCAGTCGGCCCCCGTGCACATGGAGGGTGGCTCCCCCACGGCCGCCCGCGCCGCCGGCGGCACCGGCGCCACCGGCGGCAAGGAACGCGGCATCACGTACAAGGCGCTGATGAACGGGGTCAGTTACATGATTCCGTTCGTGGTCGTCGGCGGGCTGCTGATCGCGGTCTCGCTCGCGATCGGCGGGAACACCACGCCGGACGGCCTGGTCATCCCGGAGGACTCCTTCTGGATGGACGTGAACAACATCGGCGTCATCGGCTTCACGCTGATGGTGCCGGTCCTGTCCGGCTATATCGCCTATGCGATAGGCGACCGGCCCGCGCTGGTGCCGGGCATGATCGGTGGCTGGATCGCGAACACCGGTGAGTTGTACGACTCGAAGGCGGGCGCCGGGTTCATCGGGGCGATCGTGACGGGGTTCCTGGCCGGTTATCTGGTCCTGTGGATCAAGAAGGTCAAGGTCCCGAAGTTCGTGCAGCCGATCATGCCGATCATCGTGATCCCGATCGTGGCGACCTCGGCGCTCGGGCTGTTCTTCATCTACGTCATCGGCAAGCCGATTTCCTGGGTCTTCGAGCATCTGACCAGCTGGCTCAGCGGGATGACGGGCACGAGCGCGATTCTGCTCGGGGCGATTCTCGGGCTCATGATCGCGTTCGACATGGGTGGGCCGGTCAACAAGACCGCGTTCCTGTTCGGCGCCGGGCTCATCGCAACCGGCAACCAGACCGTCATGGGCATGTGTGCCGCCGCGATTCCGGTCATGCCGCTGGGGCAGGGCCTCGCCACGCTGATCCGTAAGCGCCTCTACACCGAGCAGGAGCGGGAGACCGGTCTGGCCTCGCTGTTCATGGGCTGCTTCGGCATCTCCGAGGGCGCGATCCCGTTCGCGGCGGCGCGGCCCGCTCAGGTCATCCCGGCCAATATGCTCGGCGGCGCCGTCGCCGGTGCGATCGCCGGGCTCGCCGGTGTCGAGGACGCGGTCCCGCACGGTGGGCCGATCGTGGCCGTGCTGGGCGCGGTGAGCGGCGTACCGATGTTCTTCGTGGCCGTTGCGATCGGCTCTGTCGTCACCGCGCTGACGACGGTCGCCCTCGTCGACATCACCGAGCGGAGGCGGGGCACGCCGGTCGGCGGTGCGGGTGTCAGCGGGCCCGAGCCCTCGCTGGTGGGGGCGGGCGTGGGAGCGCGGGCCGCTGCGAGCGCCGTAGGAACAGAGGGCGCCGCCGTCGTCGTACCGTTGCCGGGTGCCGGGCGTCCGGACTCTGCCATGGACACCGCAAGCGCGAACCCTGCCGCGGAATCAGCCACACCCGAAGCCCTCTCCGGTCACCTCACCGCGCAGACCGTGAAGGTTCGGCTCGACGCCTCCGAGAAGGAAACGGCGATCCGCGAGATGGCGGTCCTGCTGGCGCGGACCGGCAAGGTGGCGGACGTCGACGAGTTGGTGGCGACGGCGTTGCGGCGTGAGGCGCAGGGCACGACGGGGCTCGGTGAGGAGATCGCGATACCGCATGCCAAGACGGACGCGGTGACCGCGCCGGTCGTCGGGTTCGCGCGGTCCGCCGAAGGTGTCGAGTGGGGCTCGATGGACGGTACGAAGGCGAGGCTCGTGTTCATGATCGCCGTACCGGAGGCTGCCGCGGGTGACGAGCATCTGCGGATACTGGCGCTGTTGTCGCGGAAGTTGATGGACTCCGGGTTCCGGGAGCGGCTCATGGCGGCGCCGGACGACGCGGCGGTGCTCGGCGTGCTGAGCGAGATCCAGTAG